A stretch of Stegostoma tigrinum isolate sSteTig4 chromosome 23, sSteTig4.hap1, whole genome shotgun sequence DNA encodes these proteins:
- the antkmt gene encoding adenine nucleotide translocase lysine N-methyltransferase isoform X4 — protein MDQDDSEGETELRKQSVGGWGLLQIASCSGLTAYVVWAGILMPGFRRVPLRLQVPYIPASHKQVKNVMTLLEGRSGKVVDLGSGDGRIVLEASRHGFHPAVGYELNPWLIRLSKFYAWRAGCYSQVSYMKQDLWKVDLSDCSNVTVFLAPSVLSLLEVKLLNELPEDAWIVAGRFPFPNWKPCCTIGDGVDKAWRYSIKQLRQELVSQNTLEGTAV, from the exons ATGGACCAGGATGACAGTGAAGGGGAAACTGAACTCAGGAAGCAGTCAGTTGGTGGTTGGGGTTTACTGCAGATTGCCAGCTGCTCAGGATTAACTGCATATGTAGTATGGGCAGGAATACTGATGCCTGGTTTCAGGAGGGTCCCTCTAAGATTACAG GTACCCTACATACCTGCAAGCCACAAGCAGGTGAAAAATGTGATGACTTTACTGGAAGGCCGGTCTGGCAAAGTGGTGGACTTGGGATCAGGTGACGGCAGAATC GTGTTAGAAGCCAGTAGACATGGCTTCCATCCAGCAGTTGGCTATGAATTAAATCCATGGCTCATCAGGCTGTCAAAGTTCTACGCTTGGAGAGCTGGTTGTTACAGCCAGGTTTCTTACATGAAACAAGATTTGTGGAAG GTTGATTTGTCAGACTGTTCAAATGTCACGGTTTTCTTAGCTCCTAGTGTG CTTTCTTTACTAGAAGTCAAGTTGttaaatgaacttccagaagatgCCTGGATTGTTGCTGGTCGATTCCCTTTCCCAAATTGGAAACCTTGCTGCACTATTGGGGATGGGGTGGACAAAGCCTGGCGTTATAGTATCAAGCAACTCCGCCAAGAACTTGTTTCCCAGAACACGCTTGAAGGAACAGCGGTATAA
- the antkmt gene encoding adenine nucleotide translocase lysine N-methyltransferase isoform X2, whose product MATDRHFHSLFLFRFQVRTGRLNDHTGSSGGLIDAGDARPSPAACAEPSGKARSYASEARRGTGLAAALLFPFRRGMDQDDSEGETELRKQSVGGWGLLQIASCSGLTAYVVWAGILMPGFRRVPLRLQVPYIPASHKQVKNVMTLLEGRSGKVVDLGSGDGRIVDLSDCSNVTVFLAPSVLSLLEVKLLNELPEDAWIVAGRFPFPNWKPCCTIGDGVDKAWRYSIKQLRQELVSQNTLEGTAV is encoded by the exons ATGGCGACTGACCGCCACTTTCATTCGTTATTCTTGTTTcggttccaagtcaggacggggAGGCTGAACGACCACACCGGGAGCTCGGGCGGACTGATCGACGCCGGGGATGCGCGCCCCTCACCGGCCGCGTGCGCGGAACCTTCTGGAAAAGCGAGGAGCTACGCAAGCGAGGCGCGGCGGGGGACCGGTTTGGCTGCGGCACTTCTCTTTCCGTTCCGTCGCG GAATGGACCAGGATGACAGTGAAGGGGAAACTGAACTCAGGAAGCAGTCAGTTGGTGGTTGGGGTTTACTGCAGATTGCCAGCTGCTCAGGATTAACTGCATATGTAGTATGGGCAGGAATACTGATGCCTGGTTTCAGGAGGGTCCCTCTAAGATTACAG GTACCCTACATACCTGCAAGCCACAAGCAGGTGAAAAATGTGATGACTTTACTGGAAGGCCGGTCTGGCAAAGTGGTGGACTTGGGATCAGGTGACGGCAGAATC GTTGATTTGTCAGACTGTTCAAATGTCACGGTTTTCTTAGCTCCTAGTGTG CTTTCTTTACTAGAAGTCAAGTTGttaaatgaacttccagaagatgCCTGGATTGTTGCTGGTCGATTCCCTTTCCCAAATTGGAAACCTTGCTGCACTATTGGGGATGGGGTGGACAAAGCCTGGCGTTATAGTATCAAGCAACTCCGCCAAGAACTTGTTTCCCAGAACACGCTTGAAGGAACAGCGGTATAA
- the antkmt gene encoding adenine nucleotide translocase lysine N-methyltransferase isoform X1 → MATDRHFHSLFLFRFQVRTGRLNDHTGSSGGLIDAGDARPSPAACAEPSGKARSYASEARRGTGLAAALLFPFRRGMDQDDSEGETELRKQSVGGWGLLQIASCSGLTAYVVWAGILMPGFRRVPLRLQVPYIPASHKQVKNVMTLLEGRSGKVVDLGSGDGRIVLEASRHGFHPAVGYELNPWLIRLSKFYAWRAGCYSQVSYMKQDLWKVDLSDCSNVTVFLAPSVLSLLEVKLLNELPEDAWIVAGRFPFPNWKPCCTIGDGVDKAWRYSIKQLRQELVSQNTLEGTAV, encoded by the exons ATGGCGACTGACCGCCACTTTCATTCGTTATTCTTGTTTcggttccaagtcaggacggggAGGCTGAACGACCACACCGGGAGCTCGGGCGGACTGATCGACGCCGGGGATGCGCGCCCCTCACCGGCCGCGTGCGCGGAACCTTCTGGAAAAGCGAGGAGCTACGCAAGCGAGGCGCGGCGGGGGACCGGTTTGGCTGCGGCACTTCTCTTTCCGTTCCGTCGCG GAATGGACCAGGATGACAGTGAAGGGGAAACTGAACTCAGGAAGCAGTCAGTTGGTGGTTGGGGTTTACTGCAGATTGCCAGCTGCTCAGGATTAACTGCATATGTAGTATGGGCAGGAATACTGATGCCTGGTTTCAGGAGGGTCCCTCTAAGATTACAG GTACCCTACATACCTGCAAGCCACAAGCAGGTGAAAAATGTGATGACTTTACTGGAAGGCCGGTCTGGCAAAGTGGTGGACTTGGGATCAGGTGACGGCAGAATC GTGTTAGAAGCCAGTAGACATGGCTTCCATCCAGCAGTTGGCTATGAATTAAATCCATGGCTCATCAGGCTGTCAAAGTTCTACGCTTGGAGAGCTGGTTGTTACAGCCAGGTTTCTTACATGAAACAAGATTTGTGGAAG GTTGATTTGTCAGACTGTTCAAATGTCACGGTTTTCTTAGCTCCTAGTGTG CTTTCTTTACTAGAAGTCAAGTTGttaaatgaacttccagaagatgCCTGGATTGTTGCTGGTCGATTCCCTTTCCCAAATTGGAAACCTTGCTGCACTATTGGGGATGGGGTGGACAAAGCCTGGCGTTATAGTATCAAGCAACTCCGCCAAGAACTTGTTTCCCAGAACACGCTTGAAGGAACAGCGGTATAA
- the antkmt gene encoding adenine nucleotide translocase lysine N-methyltransferase isoform X3: MATDRHFHSLFLFRFQVRTGRLNDHTGSSGGLIDAGDARPSPAACAEPSGKARSYASEARRGTGLAAALLFPFRRGMDQDDSEGETELRKQSVGGWGLLQIASCSGLTAYVVWAGILMPGFRRVPLRLQVPYIPASHKQVKNVMTLLEGRSGKVVDLGSGDGRIVLEASRHGFHPAVGYELNPWLIRLSKFYAWRAGCYSQVSYMKQDLWKVDLSDCSNVTVFLAPSVCLKQTHCLQ; this comes from the exons ATGGCGACTGACCGCCACTTTCATTCGTTATTCTTGTTTcggttccaagtcaggacggggAGGCTGAACGACCACACCGGGAGCTCGGGCGGACTGATCGACGCCGGGGATGCGCGCCCCTCACCGGCCGCGTGCGCGGAACCTTCTGGAAAAGCGAGGAGCTACGCAAGCGAGGCGCGGCGGGGGACCGGTTTGGCTGCGGCACTTCTCTTTCCGTTCCGTCGCG GAATGGACCAGGATGACAGTGAAGGGGAAACTGAACTCAGGAAGCAGTCAGTTGGTGGTTGGGGTTTACTGCAGATTGCCAGCTGCTCAGGATTAACTGCATATGTAGTATGGGCAGGAATACTGATGCCTGGTTTCAGGAGGGTCCCTCTAAGATTACAG GTACCCTACATACCTGCAAGCCACAAGCAGGTGAAAAATGTGATGACTTTACTGGAAGGCCGGTCTGGCAAAGTGGTGGACTTGGGATCAGGTGACGGCAGAATC GTGTTAGAAGCCAGTAGACATGGCTTCCATCCAGCAGTTGGCTATGAATTAAATCCATGGCTCATCAGGCTGTCAAAGTTCTACGCTTGGAGAGCTGGTTGTTACAGCCAGGTTTCTTACATGAAACAAGATTTGTGGAAG GTTGATTTGTCAGACTGTTCAAATGTCACGGTTTTCTTAGCTCCTAGTGTG TGCCTGAagcagacccattgtctccaatGA